The sequence TTTGCAACTTCTCTCCTCCACTTCCTGCCTTCTTCTCTCCTCCTTTCCTCTCCTGCTCCTGTCTTCTTTCTTTCTCCTCTCCTTGcagtgtaagctgtggctcagtgggtaacacactcgcctcttgagtccgaaggttgtggattcaggtcccactccagggacttgagtacaaaaaatctaagctgacactccaatgcagagctgaggaagtgctgcactgtcggaggcgctgtctttcagatgagacattaaaaccgaggtcccgtctgctctctcaagtggatgtaaaagatccaatgacattattttgaagaagagcaggggagttatccccaatatcctggccaatatttatccctcaatcaacatcacaaaaaaagccagattatctggtcattatcacattgctgtttgtgggagcttgctgtgcgcaaattggctgctgcagttcttgcattacaacaatgacaacactccaaaagtacttcattggctgtaaagcactttgagacctctggtggttgtgaaaggcgctatataaatccaagtcttttttttctcatcTCCTCTTCCTATTTCCTCTCTTCTTTTTTCCTCTCTGTCCGCCCTCTCCTCTCcagcctctctccatccctcttcttcctcttcctattCCCTCCTGTGGGAAAAAATCTGAAGATTTCCCCCCAGTGATTTGAATTGTGTCTCTTTAAGCCATAGGGAGCTACAGCTTTGTCTTGTGGAGCTGGGCCCCTGAATGTAGCGAATGGTCGGGGGGACGGGTGTTGAAGACCATGGGAAACATAAAAGTCAACAAACTGCAAATCGAAACAGGATGCATTTACCTGTTATTTTTATCAGGTCTTTTTTCTTCTTTCTCCTCTTAGGAAGCttcctccacttcccctcccgagAAAGCGCCCCCAAAAAGCCAAGTCCGAAGCCGGGGTTGGATGACATGGATCTGTGCGAGAGCGAGGAGCTCGACAGCGATGATGAAGTGTTTCCCCAAGACTTGACAGCCCCCGACAGCGGTTACAGCGACACCAGTGGGACGTGCGCACCGTGCGCCTCTCCGACCTGGACCTCCGCCCGCTCCCGGCTGTTCTCACCAGCATCGTCCGTACACTTCTGCAGAGCAGGATGTGGCCAGGAGGAGCAGTGTGACAGAGGGACTCAAACCTCCAGCTCCACTCCCCCGCCTACCCACCAACAGTCAGCCAATCCCATGTTACCAAGCGAAGTTGGGAGTGAGCCTCAAAGACTGTTCTATGGTAATCCTCTTCTGCCATCTGATGCATTCTCAGTTCATTTCTTTCCTTTGTTTGGGTTGGATTGATAACATAGTGTTACATAATGGAATACTTGCATGTTTAGCCTTTAAGATCGATGTTCTGTATGACTGAATAGCACGGTAGGTTCAAACATTGTCCTTTCACGTCTGGGACCTGGTTTTAAATCAAACGCAGGCCAGTGGAATAAAGTCCGCTTTTTTTTCTctgactcccccctctctctgtctatcctgcatcccttttctctctctctctctctttgtcgacccctcttctttctccctccccctctcctctttccctttcctctttccctctcctccctcttcctctgctccccctcttcctcctctctccttccccgtcttctctcccctttctctctccctcattccccttgtctctgtctctctacttcccttcccttttctctctcccttccccttcctctctgcctttctcaccctcttctctttctcccctttTTCTCACTTAATTCTTCTTTCTCCCTATTGTTTTTCCCTTGCTCTCCCTTTGTGTTTCTCCCCCTGTCCCGCAC is a genomic window of Pristiophorus japonicus isolate sPriJap1 chromosome 4, sPriJap1.hap1, whole genome shotgun sequence containing:
- the LOC139263176 gene encoding bcl-2-modifying factor-like isoform X1; this encodes MRVVSAVCTIRYKTVQLPAGSFLHFPSRESAPKKPSPKPGLDDMDLCESEELDSDDEVFPQDLTAPDSGYSDTSGTCAPCASPTWTSARSRLFSPASSVHFCRAGCGQEEQCDRGTQTSSSTPPPTHQQSANPMLPSEVGSEPQRLFYGNAGYRLHFPEVFEVPRASRASHRDRADGHPMDLQLEERVEIRIGQKLQQIGDQFHSSYMERHNRDENRADQPFWWRLLILLFTLIFDPEENVEAAGQR
- the LOC139263176 gene encoding bcl-2-modifying factor-like isoform X2, translated to MRVVSAVCTIRYKTVQLPAGSFLHFPSRESAPKKPSPKPGLDDMDLCESEELDSDDEVFPQDLTAPDSGYSDTSGTCAPCASPTWTSARSRLFSPASSVHFCRAGCGQEEQCDRGTQTSSSTPPPTHQQSANPMLPSEVGSEPQRLFYGNAGYRLHFPEVFEVPRASRASHRDRADGHPMDLQLEERVEIRIGQKLQQIGDQFHSSYMERAPPHH